The Miscanthus floridulus cultivar M001 chromosome 7, ASM1932011v1, whole genome shotgun sequence genome includes a region encoding these proteins:
- the LOC136464421 gene encoding uncharacterized protein, producing MGNCQAAEAANVLLQHPGGRVERLYWSTSAAEVMRANPGHYVALVTLRVAEERQDAPGGERRTVRLTRVKLLKPKETLLLGHVYRLITTQEVTKAVQARKEEKQRKAQQQLLESRQGTPRGAAEEDDDEAALDASLDQLARQDNGSRSSSVRHRQWRPSLQSIDEATS from the exons ATGGGGAACTGccaggcggcggaggcggcgaacGTGCTGCTCCAGCACCCGGGCGGGCGCGTCGAGCGGCTCTACTGGTCCACCAGCGCCGCCGAGGTCATGCGCGCCAACCCGGGTCACTACGTCGCGCTCGTCACGCTCCGCGTCGCCGAGGAGCGGCAGGACGCGCCCGGCGGCGAGCGGCGCACCGTGCGCCTCACGCGCGTCAAGCTGCTCAAGCCCAAGGAGACGCTGCTCCTCGGCCACGTCTACCGCCTCATCACCACCCAGG AGGTGACGAAGGCGGTGCAGGCGAGGAAGGAAGAGAAGCAGAGGAAagcgcagcagcagctgctggagTCGAGGCAGGGCACGCCAAGGGGCGCGgccgaggaggacgacgacgaggcagCCTTGGACGCCAGCCTTGATCAG TTGGCGCGTCAGGACAACGGCAGCCGGAGCTCCAGTGTGCGGCACCGGCAATGGCGGCCGTCGCTGCAGAGCATCGACGAGGCCACGAGCTGA